From a single Pyruvatibacter sp. genomic region:
- a CDS encoding HNH endonuclease encodes MASRQDRRKRVSAAGELPGDIADIAEPASGVEAAAAVMSGLDAKVLVLNKLYMAVRIVSARRAFCMLIRDQAEVIHVDQGQYLSYDFNSWTEISELQRTFEPERHDWVRTVRLDLAVPKVIRLVSYDRLPAQRVKLNRRNLFARDRNRCQYCGNHFPTSELSIDHVIPRSQGGRDTWENLVCSCVRCNARKGGRTPDQARMKLRKKPVCPKRNPLISLRLGNEKYQSWKTFLDNAYWSVELR; translated from the coding sequence ATGGCCTCGCGGCAAGACAGAAGAAAGCGTGTTTCAGCGGCGGGTGAACTGCCGGGGGATATCGCCGACATCGCCGAGCCAGCGAGCGGCGTCGAGGCGGCCGCGGCCGTCATGTCCGGCCTCGACGCCAAAGTCCTCGTCCTCAACAAACTCTACATGGCCGTTCGCATCGTCTCCGCACGACGAGCCTTCTGCATGCTGATCCGCGATCAGGCGGAAGTCATTCACGTCGATCAGGGACAGTATCTCAGCTACGACTTCAACTCGTGGACCGAGATCAGCGAACTGCAACGCACGTTCGAACCCGAACGACACGACTGGGTACGCACCGTGCGACTCGACCTCGCCGTCCCCAAGGTCATCCGACTCGTCTCCTACGACCGACTCCCCGCGCAACGCGTCAAACTCAATCGACGCAATCTGTTCGCGCGCGACCGAAACCGCTGCCAGTACTGCGGCAACCACTTCCCGACGAGCGAACTCTCCATCGATCACGTCATCCCGAGATCGCAGGGCGGACGCGACACCTGGGAGAACCTCGTCTGCTCATGCGTCCGCTGCAACGCACGCAAGGGCGGACGCACGCCGGACCAGGCCCGCATGAAACTGCGCAAGAAACCCGTCTGCCCCAAACGCAATCCGCTCATCTCCCTCAGGCTCGGAAACGAAAAGTACCAGTCGTGGAAGACCTTCCTCGACAACGCGTACTGGTCCGTCGAACTGCGCTGA